The genome window TATTTTTACAGGAGTAAACACATTATTTCAATCTATGCTAAATCACTCTGATTTTAAAAGTTTAAAATTTAAACAAGTAAAAGTTTGTATTGCTGGTGGAGCGGCTTTACAAACAGACACCGCTCGCCAATGGAAGAAACAAACAGGAGTTAGCCTTGCAGAGGGTTATGGACTTACCGAAGCTTCCCCTGTTTTGTGCTGCAATCTTTTAAATCATACCAAAGAAAAAAGCATTGGGTTACCCTTGCCTTCCACAGACATTAAATTAATGGATGAAAATGACAATGAGGTAGAACAAGGAAAAACAGGAGAACTTTGGGCAAAAGGCCCTCAAGTAATGCAAGGATACTTAAATAATGAAACAGAAAGCCAGGCGGTTTTTCATAAAACCTCTTCGGAAACTTGGCTAAAAACTGGTGATATAGCTTATCAAGACGAACAGGGTTTTATCTTTATAGCTGATAGAAAAAAAGATATGATTTTAGTCTCTGGGTTTAATGTGTTTCCTAATGAAATAGAAGATGTACTAAGTGCACACCCTAAAATTGCAGAAGTAGCCGTAGTTGGTGTTCCCAACTCACAGTCAGGAGAAAGTGTTAGAGCTCATATTGTTAAAAAAGAGGAAAGCTTAACCGATGACGAGGTTATTCAATTTGCAAAAAAAAACTTAGTAAACTACAAAGTGCCTAGAACTATTAAATACCATACAGAATTACCAAAAAGTAATATAGGAAAAATTTTAAGACGCAAACTAAAAAATATAACTTAACATAACCTTTATTTTAATTATGACAAATTTACACAACTTATTAACCAAAGAAAAAGCTTTAGAAATCAATAAAGACAGTAAGCCCTACGGTACTTTTGCAGAAATTGGTGCTGGCCAAGAAGTCGCTCGGCATTTTTTTCAAGCAGGCTTATCTTCTCACACTATTGCCAAAACCATGTCCGCTTACGACATGTCTTTAAGTGACGAAATTTATGGCGAAAGCCCTCGCTATGTTTGTGCAGATAGAGTAAAAAAAATGCTTCAGTACGAATATGATTTATTAGTAACGCGTTTATCAAAAACTCGAGGCGATAAAACGCAATTTTTTTCTTATGCTAATACAGTAACTACAACTAATAGCTCTAATAAAAACAGTCATGGATGGATGGGGTTTTGTTTTCAAGAAAAAGAAGGCAGCTTACCTAGTAAGGTAATTATACATTTAAAACTGCACCATGCTCAGCGCCTAGTTCAACAAACAGAAATTGGAACACTTGGTGTAAATTTAATTTATAATAGTTTGTATAAGCGAGAAAATTTATCTGAATTTATATCTAGTTTAAAAGATAATTTACATAGCACAGTAGAAATAGACTACATTGATTTTACAGGAACCGCCTTCTCTCATATAGATAACCGCACTGCCAACTTAGAGCTTATTGAAAATCATTGGACAAAAAGTGTTGTTTTTACTCCAGATGGAAGTATTTTACCTGCCGAAGAAGTTTTTTTTGATAAATCTTTATTAATTATGCAAGGTACTTACCGCCCAATTACTAAAGCAAATTTAGAAATTTTAAATCAGTCAAAACAACATTTTAAATCGATTTTTGCTGTTAAAAACGAAGAAGTAGTGCCTGTTTTAGAAATGAACTTAGGGCAAAAAGATGGAATGGATTACGCTGATATTTTAAATCGTATTGATACTTTAGCTGCTACAAACAATTATACATTAGTATCGAAGTTTAATGTAATGCACGAATTAAAAGCCTACATTCGTAATGTAAGCGCTAAACCATTAGCCTTTGTTATTGGAGCTAGTTTTTTAGAAAATCTATTTAACGAATCCTCTTATAAAAATTTAGAAGGCTCTTTACTAGAAGCCATGGGAAAATTATTTGACGAAAATACTAAAGTATTAGTTTTTCCTTACAAACGAAAAGATTTATGTGTAACTAGTAAAAGTTTTTCACCAAAAGAAAAGTATTGTTATTTATATAAATATTTATTAGAGCAACAATTTATTACAGATATTTCTGTTTGCGAAGATGTGGATATATCTATTTTATCCGAAGATGTAAGAAAATTATTAAAAACATCAGACGCTTCTTGGTCACAGTTCGTTCCCGAAGAAGTGGTAAAATTAATTAAAGCAAAAAATCTGTTTCAATAACAAAGTAGATTAGTTTATATTGTTAACCAATTTGTTTTCTAACCAATAAATTAAACTTTGTACCGCTTGCCCACTTCCTCCACTTTCTAACAAAGCCCCTTGTGGAGAGTTTTGCCAAGCATAAATATCTAAATGCACCCATGGGCAGGATTGAATAAATTCCTCTAAAAATAAAGCCGCTCTAATACCACCGGCCATTCCATCTGCGGCATGAGAAATATCTGCAGTATTAGAAGATAATTGCTGTTTATATTTTTTTACCATAGGCATTGGCCATAAAGCTTCGCCCGACTGCTGTGCGCTAGTTACAATTTCTTTAGTAAAAGCCACATGATTAGAATACAAACCTCCTACATCATAGCCTAAGGCCACGCGAGTCGCTCCTGTTAAAGTAGCAATATTAATAATTTTTTTAGGCTTAGATTCTACCGCCAAAGATAAAGCATCTGCTAAAATTAACCTACCCTCTGCGTCGGTGTGATGAATTTCTACTAATTTTCCCGAGCGAGATTGGTAAACATCGCCTGGGCGAAACGCTTTACCAGAAATACTATTTTCTGCAATGGGAATATAAAAATCACAGTTAATGGACGGTTGATTATTTGCTACCCAGTAAGCTAAACCTAACACACTGGCCGAACCACCCATATCTTTTTTCATTAAGCGCATAGCCCCCGCAGGTTTAATACCCAAACCTCCCGAGTCAAAAACAATACCCTTTCCTACAAAAGCCACATCAATAGTATTAAGTGTTTTAGTTTTACTGTTTTTAGCCCCACGGTAAGATATTTTAACTAAGTAAGAAGAACAAGCACTCGCCTCCCCCACAGCTAACAATAAGTTCATTTTTTCTTTTTTTAATTTTTTATTATCCCAAACACTGACTTTAGTATTTGCAAAACCCTTCCAAGTTTCTTGAATCCAATTAGCATAATTATCTGTGTTTAAAATATTAGGCGGTAAATTTACCAAGTGCCTTGCCATATTAATAGCATACGCCTGAGTTTTTCCTTTTTTTATTAAGCTAGAAGAAATTCCTTTAATAGTAAATTTAAGATTTGGTTTAAAACAGTCTTCCTCCATGGAATGACTTAATAATTTATTAAAGGCTATTTTTTTATATTTATACGAAGCTACATAAGCCCCTACCACCACACCTAATGACTGAAAAGTATTTAAATTTTCTGTAAAAATAGATAGTTTTTTGACAGACAATTTAGACAGGTGCGAAAAACTGTCTCCCGTTTTATTTTTAGCCTCTGAAAAGTCGGAACTACAAAAAGCATCTGTAGAAGTGTTTGATGGTTTATGTACAGAAAGCAGGCATAAGAAAAAAAAAGAATCTTTTAAAAGAAAATAAGTGCTTTTATTTTCTTTATAAGCTTTTAAAAAAATAGATTTATTTTTAGGGCTTAAAAAAGGATTTAAAACTTTATAATTATTTTTGCTAAATTCTTCTTTACTACAAAATAAAATACGAGCATTCATACAAACTAGTGCTGACTAACTTTAATTTTCTTTTGCATACTAGAAATTAAATATACAGCCATTTTTTCATGAATTTTGCACATATTTAGCTCGTCTAAACGATAAGAACGCTGACTAGGAGTTAAAGTTCCTTGCTCTAAATCCATTTCATAATCCATTTTATTTTCGCGGATTCCTTCTAAACTCTTTGTTTGTTCTTTAAATAGCTTTTTTACAGAACTTAAAGGCGCCACAGATAACCATGCATTTTTATTTTTGTACCAAGTAAACATACGAAAAAAACGGGCTTTGTTTTTGGCTAGCGTAAATACAGGAAAATCTTTTTCCTTCATATCTAGAACATTTTCGATATCAAAGCCATATTTAGGCCCTTTTGCTATTTTAGAAGACTTAGAAACCGAGTTTTTTCCATCTACAGACGCATTTGCTAATAAATCAGACACACTGACTCCTTTCGCTATTATTTACACTTACGTTAATCTTATAGCGTATTTTTGCCAAAAACACAATAGATCGCAATTTAATCAAATATTTTTGTAAAGATAATGAAATTTTTATAAATTTAAGGCCAACTTATAACCTAAGTAACAAGCCAAAATGCTTAACAGGTTATTAGCAATAAAAACTACCCCCGCCCGTAACCACTGCCCCTCTAACAATAATTGATGAACTTGCAATGCATAGCTAGAAAAAGTACTAAAAGAGCCCAAGAGCCCAAATATAATAACTAATTTATAAGGGGAGGACAGCGTCGTGCTAAAACTTAATACTCCAGCAAAAAAACTGGCTATGACATTAACTGCTAACACTCCATACATACTATGCATAAAAAATGCACCAACCATATAACGAAAGAATGCCCCTAAACCACCTAGTATAAAAATACCAATAACAATATTCAATCCTTGCACTAATCCCCTCCACATCTTATTCTTTTACTATGCTAGCAAAGAGTCTTTCGATTTACAAACTACCTCTTTTATCCGCTCTTTTAATTAGCCTTAGCTATATACCTTTTTATCCATGGGCGACTTTATTTAGTTTTATACCTTTGTGGATATTTATTTTACGCAGCAAGAGCCTTAAAACCGTGTTTTATGGCTCTTTAATTACGGGAACCTTACTGGCTGCCATATCTTCGTATTGGATTTTTATTGCTATTTTTGAGTTTGGACAAATACCTGTACTACTAGCACTGCCTTTAAGTTTGCTGTTTTTTCTTATTGCACAACTATTTATACCTTTATCTTCTGTTTGTAGTTTTTTGATAAAAAAACATTTTCAGCTCAATAAAGCTTATGGCTTACTAGTTTTAGCCACTATATTTAGCTTATTACAGCAATTTACCCCAACCCCCCTGCCTTGGTTTGCCTCTACTACTTTTTTGCAGTACCAAATTCCTTTATATCACTTTGCTGACCTTATTGGTTTTGCAGGGCTAAATAGTGTGTTGTTGCTTTTTAATGCTAGCTTAGGCTATGCCTATTTATATAAAAAAAAATACTGGGCATTAAATACTATTATTCTTTTTTTTACTTTAGTAAGCTTAGGGCACTTTTATGGCCAAGCTTATAAAACTTCTACTGTAAAAAATCAAAAAACACTTTCTATGCAAATAGTACAGACAGGAATAGGAAGTGTAATAGATTATAAAAAATATTTTATTAACAAGCCTTCTAAACTACAAAAGAATTTTAATCCTCGAAGACAAATTCTTGAACTTCATAAGAAAGAAACTTTAAAAACTATAAAGCCTAACAGCATTAGTCTGTGGCCTGAATCAGCTCTATTAAATTATGCCAATCAAAATAACCCTCTAAGCCAAAATTTAAATGCATTTTCTAAGACTCATAATATTTCTATAATATTTGGATCTTGGTTTTTTAACCAAAAGCATCAAGCTCCTCAAATTTCTTTATTTTTTCACTCCCCTAAGGATACAAAATCTACACTTTCTTATAAGAAAGTAAAACTAGTGCCTTTTGGAGAAACTTTGCCTTTACAGCAATACTTTCCTAAATTTATTCAATGGATATATACACAAATACCTTCTGTTGGAAATTTTTTAGCAGAAAAAAAGCCACTGATAAAAACTTTTCAAAATATTAACTTTGGTTCACAAATTTGTTATGAATCCTTATTTCCAGAATTATCTCGCGATTTAAGTCAACAGGGAGCGCAAATTTTAATAAATGTTAGTAATGACTCTTGGTATGATTCTTGGTTTCAACCAAGGCAACATCTATATACTAGCTTTTCTAGAGCTATAGAAAACAGACTGCCCATGGTTAGAGCTACCACTACAGGAATTTCTGGAGCTATACTAGCCAATGGCAATGTCTTAAAGCTATCTCCCTACAAAAAGGGAGCCTCTTGGAGTCATTTATACTCTATTAAATATTTACAAAATCCCTCCCCTAGCTTTTATGCAAAACACCCTTATTGGTTTAACTACTTATTGCTTATTTTTTTGTTTAGCTTATTAATAACAAAATATAAAAAAAATAACTGCAATTAAATGCATATAAAGTTTTTACTTTATTTATATTAACAACAGACAAGCATTATAATTATGAATGAAAAATTAAATACTTTAAATTGGAATAATATTTGTCAACATTTGGAACAATATTGTAGTAGCCAGTTGGCAAAACAATTAACAAAAAAAATTACTCCTTTTAAAACAGAAACCGAAGCTAACCAAAGCTTTCAAGATATTGAAGATGTACGAAGTATTTTAAAAAATAAAGTAGAAATTCATGCGCAATCTTTAGATGACTTTGATAAATGGTTTTCATTAATTGAAAAATCTAGTCATATAAAAAGCCAAACCTTGCATACTATTATGCTTTTTTTATATGAAGTTTTACATTTAAAATTAATTTTAAATAATCAAAAAGAAAACTGGGCTAAAAAATATACAAAAAAATTATTTTCGCCTCAAAACATGATTAAAAAAATTCAATTAATCATAGATGAAAAAGGCATTATTAAAACTACTGCCAGTAAACAATTATTAACCTTATATCAAGAAAAGCAAAACTTAAGCCATAATATACAAAAGCAGTTAGATAAAATGGTTAAAGATTATGACATTGAACATATACTTCAAGATAAATTTGTTACTACTCGAGAGGGCAGATTAGTTTTACCTATAAAAAGTGGTATGCAACACAACTTTAACGGCCTTATCCATGACTCTAGTAATACACAAAAAACTGTGTTTATGGAGCCTCAAGAGTTAGTTAATAGCAACAATACTTTGATGAACTTAGGTAAACAAATAGATAAAGAAATTATTAATATTTTATCCATAATTTGTGCAGATTTGTATCAAATTAAACACGAACTAAAACAAGCCCATTGGGTTTTATTAGAAAGTGACTTTCTTTTTGCAAAAGCCAAACTAGCTGATGAACTAAATGCTGTTTCGGTTGTATTTTCTAAAAAAGTACAATTATTTAATTTAAAGCACCCTTTACTACTAATTAAAAAGTTAGATCCTGTGGGTAATGATGTTACTTTTAATAACAAACAACGCATACTCTTGCTTTCTGGCCCCAATGCAGGAGGAAAAACTACCTTTTTGCAATCTTTTGCCCTGGCTGCTTATATGGCCAGTTGTGGCCTACCCATTTGCGCTAATAAAAACAGTGAAATTATTTTTTTTAAACATATTCATTTAATTTTAAATGACGAACAAAGCTTAAGTGAAGGTTTAAGTAGTTTTAGTTCTCATGTTTCTAATTTAAACCAAGCTTGTAAATTACAAGGCCCTCAATCTTTAATAATTATTGATGAAATTTGTGCTTCCACTAACCCTGAAGAGGCAGTGGCTCTTTCTAAATCCTTTATTGAGTATTATTTAGATCAAAATATTTTTGCACTAATTAGTTCTCACCTTAATCAATTAAAATATTCTTGGAAAAGTTCTTCTCCTATTTTTCAAGGGTCTTTAAACTTTTCTAAAAAAACTGGTCCTAACTATAAATTTACTGCCGGACACCCTGGAGAGTCTTTTGCTTTTGATATAGCAAAACAAGTTGGTGTATCTAGTGAAATTTTAAAAAAAGCTTTAAGTTTTTTAAGCCCCGAACAAAAAAATTATTTTACAGCCTTAAAAGAATTAGAAGAAAACAAACAAAAAATACTAGAAACACAAGAAACTTTAAAAACAGAAATACAAACTTGGGAAAAAAATAATCAAATACTAAAGGAAGAAAAAGAAAATTTTAAAAAATTTAAGAAAAATAAACTACAAGAAGTTATGGATGGTGCCGAAGAAGAGATACAAACTTTTATTTCAGAACAAAAAACACGAAAAAGTATTTTTAAATATGAAGAATTAAAAAAAATGCAGAAAAATTTACCCATAATTATTAAAGAAAATTTACAACCTAAAGAAAAAACTTTAGAATACTTTAAAAAACACTATAAACCAGGAACTAGAGTTTTTATTTCTGGACTAAACCAATACGGAGTCATACAAGGGCAAGTTAATCAAAAAGGCGAAATTCCCCTACTATCACAGTCTATGCGTATTACTGTTCACTGGACTGCTTTACAAAAAATAGAGAGTTAAACTTTTTTTATTATAAAAAGCCTGTGCTTTTTATAGCCCTTGATATTTTAAGAAATTTGTTTATATTAAACTTAGAAAAAATAACACTTTAAATCATATAAAGAAGGTTTTATGAAAAAATTTTTTACTACTGTTTTAGCTAGTGCCTTGGGCACTTTTTTTGCTATTAGCTTATCCATTATTCTTATTATTTCTTTTGCTGTTTCTACAGTACTTTTTACTGGCGAAAAAATTAAACATACTTTAAAACAACCTGATCAAAAAAATGGCCCTTATGTTTTAAAAATCGAATTATCAGGAAATATTGAAGAACGCTCGTCAATAGAAAAGCAATTTTTAAATGTACTAGAGAAAAAAAACAAAGTGCATACTTTAATGAGTTTAACCAATTTACTAAAGATGGCTAAAAAGAATAAAAAAATAAAAGGGATCTATTTAAAAATACAAAATTTTTCTGCAACATGGTCAGTATTAAAGCAATTACAAAAGCAATTAATAGATTTTAAAAAGTCAGAAAAATTTATCATTGCTTTTGCTCAAGGTTTATCAGAAAAAGATTATTTATTAGCCTCTACTGCTACTAAACTTGTTTTGTATCCAGAAGGCCATATCGAATGGAATGGATTTCATGCACAATTTACTTCTTTTAAAGAGCTTTTAGATAAAGCAAAAATAGAACTTTATGTTTTTAGAACAGGAAAATTTAAAAGTGCTGTAGAGCCTTTAATAAGTAAAACGATCAGTGAAGAAAATAAACTACAAATAAAGAATGTAATTGATAAAATGTGGACCTATTTAATTAATGGAATTTCTAGACCTAATGTAAATAAAAAAATATTAAATTATTTAGCACAAAATTATTTTTATTTATCTTCAAAAGAAGCTTTAAAGTATAACTTAATAGATGCTATAGGCACCGAATGGAAAGCCTTTGCTATGATTAATGAAAAATTACAAGTAAAAAACCTATCTTCTTTGCCTCGTTTTTATAATGAAGATACTAATGGTTTTAAAGGCTTTATAGCTAGTATTAATAATATAAACACCCCTTCTCAACAATCAAAAACCGAAGAATGTAAAAAACTTAAGAAAAAAGACAAAAATCTTTGTGTGAATAACCAAGTGGCTATACTTTATTTAAGTGGTGAAATTCAAGACGGAAACGCACGAAGGCACAATATTGGTTCTTTAAATACTGTTAAAGTATTAAGAAAAATTAAGGCCAATAAAAAAATCAAAGCCCTTGTTATTAGAGTTAACAGCCCTGGAGGAAGCGCTTTGGCCTCGGACATAATATGGAGTGAGGTGGAAATGATAAAAAAACACATTCCTGTAGTTGTTTCGATTGCTGATGTAGCTGCTAGTGGTGGT of Pseudobdellovibrionaceae bacterium contains these proteins:
- the sppA gene encoding signal peptide peptidase SppA; translation: MKKFFTTVLASALGTFFAISLSIILIISFAVSTVLFTGEKIKHTLKQPDQKNGPYVLKIELSGNIEERSSIEKQFLNVLEKKNKVHTLMSLTNLLKMAKKNKKIKGIYLKIQNFSATWSVLKQLQKQLIDFKKSEKFIIAFAQGLSEKDYLLASTATKLVLYPEGHIEWNGFHAQFTSFKELLDKAKIELYVFRTGKFKSAVEPLISKTISEENKLQIKNVIDKMWTYLINGISRPNVNKKILNYLAQNYFYLSSKEALKYNLIDAIGTEWKAFAMINEKLQVKNLSSLPRFYNEDTNGFKGFIASINNINTPSQQSKTEECKKLKKKDKNLCVNNQVAILYLSGEIQDGNARRHNIGSLNTVKVLRKIKANKKIKALVIRVNSPGGSALASDIIWSEVEMIKKHIPVVVSIADVAASGGYYLSAGSNFIFAEPSSIIGSIGVFFVRPYTEKLTKSLGIHSQIISTHNNTELFNFSKPLSLLENNRVQKILQKTYNKFKYIIKKGRNLPEEQVAQLATGRYWLGEEAIKLGLVDKIGSLKEAINKAANLAKIKLYSTTNYPKDSYLNLNFALSLQNFLKNTLLKPWNLVFSNLTNSSVLTTPPAYLSNLLKLDRRGILTLMPEKITYK
- the lnt gene encoding apolipoprotein N-acyltransferase; the encoded protein is MLAKSLSIYKLPLLSALLISLSYIPFYPWATLFSFIPLWIFILRSKSLKTVFYGSLITGTLLAAISSYWIFIAIFEFGQIPVLLALPLSLLFFLIAQLFIPLSSVCSFLIKKHFQLNKAYGLLVLATIFSLLQQFTPTPLPWFASTTFLQYQIPLYHFADLIGFAGLNSVLLLFNASLGYAYLYKKKYWALNTIILFFTLVSLGHFYGQAYKTSTVKNQKTLSMQIVQTGIGSVIDYKKYFINKPSKLQKNFNPRRQILELHKKETLKTIKPNSISLWPESALLNYANQNNPLSQNLNAFSKTHNISIIFGSWFFNQKHQAPQISLFFHSPKDTKSTLSYKKVKLVPFGETLPLQQYFPKFIQWIYTQIPSVGNFLAEKKPLIKTFQNINFGSQICYESLFPELSRDLSQQGAQILINVSNDSWYDSWFQPRQHLYTSFSRAIENRLPMVRATTTGISGAILANGNVLKLSPYKKGASWSHLYSIKYLQNPSPSFYAKHPYWFNYLLLIFLFSLLITKYKKNNCN
- a CDS encoding leucyl aminopeptidase family protein, coding for MNARILFCSKEEFSKNNYKVLNPFLSPKNKSIFLKAYKENKSTYFLLKDSFFFLCLLSVHKPSNTSTDAFCSSDFSEAKNKTGDSFSHLSKLSVKKLSIFTENLNTFQSLGVVVGAYVASYKYKKIAFNKLLSHSMEEDCFKPNLKFTIKGISSSLIKKGKTQAYAINMARHLVNLPPNILNTDNYANWIQETWKGFANTKVSVWDNKKLKKEKMNLLLAVGEASACSSYLVKISYRGAKNSKTKTLNTIDVAFVGKGIVFDSGGLGIKPAGAMRLMKKDMGGSASVLGLAYWVANNQPSINCDFYIPIAENSISGKAFRPGDVYQSRSGKLVEIHHTDAEGRLILADALSLAVESKPKKIINIATLTGATRVALGYDVGGLYSNHVAFTKEIVTSAQQSGEALWPMPMVKKYKQQLSSNTADISHAADGMAGGIRAALFLEEFIQSCPWVHLDIYAWQNSPQGALLESGGSGQAVQSLIYWLENKLVNNIN
- a CDS encoding CrcB family protein, whose product is MQGLNIVIGIFILGGLGAFFRYMVGAFFMHSMYGVLAVNVIASFFAGVLSFSTTLSSPYKLVIIFGLLGSFSTFSSYALQVHQLLLEGQWLRAGVVFIANNLLSILACYLGYKLALNL